A single region of the Nitrosomonas sp. Is79A3 genome encodes:
- a CDS encoding DUF3309 family protein — MTLGTILLVILILMLIGAIPTWPHSREWGYFPSGILGTVLLILLILMLLGRI, encoded by the coding sequence ATGACACTAGGAACAATACTGTTGGTGATTCTGATTCTGATGCTGATTGGCGCGATTCCAACGTGGCCACACAGTAGGGAATGGGGCTATTTCCCCAGTGGTATCCTTGGGACAGTGTTGCTGATCTTACTCATTCTGATGCTGTTGGGTCGAATATAG
- a CDS encoding DUF3185 family protein: MNKGISVALLIVGVLLIVWGVSAFDSASSDVSQVLTGSPTNKAIWLLVGGIIAGVVGLFGVLRSGKID, encoded by the coding sequence ATGAACAAAGGTATATCCGTTGCACTACTTATCGTTGGAGTTCTTTTGATTGTCTGGGGCGTGAGTGCCTTTGATTCCGCAAGTTCAGATGTATCGCAAGTACTAACAGGTTCGCCCACTAACAAAGCCATATGGCTATTGGTCGGCGGCATTATTGCAGGCGTGGTTGGGTTATTTGGTGTGTTGCGTTCGGGAAAGATAGATTGA
- a CDS encoding CsbD family protein, whose product MNKDQVKGEAKDLAGKIQEEAGKLTGSKEQQAKGLGKQIEGKLQKGVGDLKETVSEEFGMNKDQVKGEAKDLAGKIQEQAGKLTGSKEQQAKGLEKQIEGKIQKGVGDLKETVKKG is encoded by the coding sequence ATGAACAAGGATCAAGTGAAGGGTGAAGCAAAAGACTTGGCTGGCAAAATTCAGGAAGAAGCCGGTAAGCTGACTGGCAGCAAAGAACAGCAGGCCAAAGGGCTGGGGAAACAGATCGAAGGAAAGTTACAGAAGGGTGTTGGCGACTTGAAAGAAACTGTCAGCGAGGAATTCGGCATGAACAAGGATCAAGTAAAGGGCGAAGCAAAAGACTTGGCTGGCAAAATTCAGGAACAAGCCGGTAAGCTGACTGGCAGTAAAGAGCAGCAAGCCAAAGGGCTGGAAAAACAGATCGAAGGAAAGATACAGAAAGGTGTCGGCGATTTGAAAGAAACTGTCAAGAAAGGATAG
- a CDS encoding entericidin A/B family lipoprotein has product MIALIVVIQLSACNTLRGVGKDVEKSGEAIQKSTN; this is encoded by the coding sequence ATGATTGCTTTAATTGTTGTTATCCAATTGTCTGCATGTAACACTTTGAGGGGGGTGGGTAAGGATGTTGAGAAGAGTGGCGAAGCAATCCAGAAATCGACAAACTAA
- a CDS encoding IS3 family transposase (programmed frameshift) — MNKTNKYSPEVKERAVRLVQEHRSEYPSLWATIESIAPKIGCAPPTLHDWVKKHEIDTGLRDGITSEERERIKALEREVKELRRANEILKLASAFFGPGGARPQTQILRSFIDRYRDTHGVEPICKVLQVAPSGYRRHAAERRNPALRCTRAQRDEVLMPEIQRVWQANLQVYGADKVWRQLKREGMQVARCTVERLMKRLGLEGVRRGKVVRTTVPDKALPCPLDRVNRQFKADRPNQLWVSDFTYVSTWQGWLYVAFVIDVFARCIVGWRVSSSMHTDFVLDALEQALYARQPELGALIHHSDRGSQYVSIRYTERLAEAGIEPSVGSKGDSYDNALAETINGLYKAELIHKQGPWKNRESVELATLNWVFWFNHQRLLGPIGYIPPAEAEAQYYRQLANLDSAKVT; from the exons ATGAACAAAACAAACAAATATTCCCCCGAAGTAAAAGAACGAGCAGTCCGCCTGGTGCAAGAGCATCGCAGTGAGTACCCTTCGCTGTGGGCGACGATAGAATCGATTGCGCCCAAGATCGGCTGCGCGCCGCCGACATTGCATGATTGGGTAAAGAAGCACGAGATCGACACAGGCCTACGAGATGGCATCACCAGTGAAGAGCGCGAACGCATCAAAGCACTGGAGCGTGAGGTCAAGGAATTACGTCGCGCCAATGAAATTCTGAAACTGGCCAGTGCTTTTTTCG GCCCAGGCGGAGCTCGACCGCAAACTCAAATCCTGAGGTCGTTCATCGACCGGTATCGTGACACCCACGGGGTCGAGCCGATCTGCAAGGTATTGCAGGTCGCCCCGTCAGGGTATCGGCGTCACGCGGCCGAGCGGCGCAATCCGGCATTGCGTTGCACTCGTGCCCAGCGCGATGAGGTTTTGATGCCAGAAATTCAGCGTGTGTGGCAGGCCAACCTGCAGGTGTATGGTGCCGACAAGGTATGGCGGCAACTTAAGCGCGAAGGAATGCAGGTAGCTCGCTGCACTGTTGAACGGCTCATGAAACGGTTGGGGCTGGAAGGTGTGCGGCGCGGCAAGGTTGTGCGAACCACGGTTCCGGACAAGGCGCTGCCGTGCCCGCTGGATCGCGTAAACCGGCAATTCAAGGCGGATCGCCCAAACCAGTTATGGGTGTCGGATTTCACCTATGTTTCCACCTGGCAGGGCTGGCTATATGTCGCGTTCGTCATCGACGTGTTTGCCCGGTGCATCGTGGGTTGGCGGGTCAGTTCCAGCATGCACACGGACTTCGTACTGGATGCGCTGGAGCAGGCTTTATACGCCCGGCAACCGGAGCTGGGTGCCTTGATTCACCACAGCGATCGGGGTTCCCAGTATGTCTCTATCCGTTATACGGAGCGGCTTGCCGAGGCTGGAATAGAACCGTCGGTTGGCAGTAAAGGAGATAGCTACGATAACGCACTAGCCGAAACGATCAACGGGCTTTACAAAGCTGAATTGATTCACAAGCAGGGGCCATGGAAAAACAGGGAATCCGTTGAATTGGCGACGTTGAACTGGGTGTTCTGGTTCAATCACCAGCGTTTGCTTGGACCCATCGGCTATATACCGCCGGCGGAAGCTGAGGCACAATACTACCGGCAGTTAGCCAACTTGGATTCTGCCAAAGTTACTTAA
- a CDS encoding IS3 family transposase (programmed frameshift) — MNKTNKYSPEVKERAVRLVQEHRSEYPSLWATIESIAPKIGCAPPTLHDWVKKHEIDTGLRDGITSEERERIKALEREVKELRRANEILKLASAFFGPGGARPQTQILRSFIDRYRDTHGVEPICKVLQVAPSGYRRHAAERRNPALRCTRAQRDEVLMPEIQRVWQANLQVYGADKVWRQLKREGMQVARCTVERLMKRLGLEGVRRGKVVRTTVPDKALPCPLDRVNRQFKADRPNQLWVSDFTYVSTWQGWLYVAFVIDVFARCIVGWRVSSSMHTDFVLDALEQALYARQPELGALIHHSDRGSQYVSIRYTERLAEAGIEPSVGSKGDSYDNALAETINGLYKAELIHKQGPWKNRESVELATLNWVFWFNHQRLLGPIGYIPPAEAEAQYYRQLANLDSAKVT; from the exons ATGAACAAAACAAACAAATATTCCCCCGAAGTAAAAGAACGAGCAGTCCGCCTGGTGCAAGAGCATCGCAGTGAGTACCCTTCGCTGTGGGCGACGATAGAATCGATTGCGCCCAAGATCGGCTGCGCGCCGCCGACATTGCATGATTGGGTAAAGAAGCACGAGATCGACACAGGCCTACGAGATGGCATCACCAGTGAAGAGCGCGAACGCATCAAAGCACTGGAGCGTGAGGTCAAGGAATTACGTCGCGCCAATGAAATTCTGAAACTGGCCAGTGCTTTTTTCG GCCCAGGCGGAGCTCGACCGCAAACTCAAATCCTGAGGTCGTTCATCGACCGGTATCGTGACACCCACGGGGTCGAGCCGATCTGCAAGGTATTGCAGGTCGCCCCGTCAGGGTATCGGCGTCACGCGGCCGAGCGGCGCAATCCGGCATTGCGTTGCACTCGTGCCCAACGCGATGAGGTTTTGATGCCAGAAATTCAGCGTGTGTGGCAGGCTAACCTGCAGGTGTATGGTGCCGACAAGGTATGGCGGCAACTTAAGCGCGAAGGAATGCAGGTAGCTCGCTGCACTGTTGAACGGCTCATGAAACGGTTGGGGCTGGAAGGTGTGCGGCGCGGCAAGGTTGTGCGAACCACGGTTCCGGACAAGGCGCTGCCGTGCCCGCTGGATCGCGTAAACCGGCAATTCAAGGCGGATCGCCCAAACCAGTTATGGGTGTCGGATTTCACCTATGTTTCCACCTGGCAGGGCTGGCTATATGTCGCGTTCGTCATCGACGTGTTTGCCCGGTGCATCGTGGGTTGGCGGGTCAGTTCCAGCATGCACACGGACTTCGTACTGGATGCGCTGGAGCAGGCTTTATACGCCCGGCAACCGGAGCTGGGTGCCTTGATTCACCACAGCGACCGGGGTTCCCAGTATGTCTCTATCCGTTATACGGAGCGGCTTGCCGAGGCTGGAATAGAACCGTCGGTTGGCAGTAAAGGAGATAGCTACGATAACGCACTAGCCGAAACGATCAACGGGCTTTACAAAGCTGAATTGATTCACAAGCAGGGGCCATGGAAAAACAGGGAATCCGTTGAATTGGCGACGTTGAACTGGGTGTTCTGGTTCAATCACCAGCGTTTGCTTGGACCCATCGGCTATATACCGCCGGCGGAAGCTGAGGCACAATACTACCGGCAGTTAGCCAACTTGGATTCTGCCAAAGTTACTTAA
- a CDS encoding IS5 family transposase, translating into MKQLVLSIPLFIKKPKVTRRQKFLEEMEQVVPWVDWTNRIAPHYPVAGLGRKPFALEAMLRIHMMQQWFGYSDPAMEEALHDVPMLREFAGLDAGEDVMPDETTILKFRHLLEKHHLAQSLFAETTGRLAQQGLLLRQGTIVDATLIAAAPSTKNRQRKRDGEMSSTKKGSNYYFGLKAHIGVDESPRVLRRLQILREWSDEQNKQIFPRSKRTSSPPGARASQ; encoded by the coding sequence ATGAAACAATTAGTATTATCGATTCCATTATTTATCAAGAAACCGAAAGTAACTCGCCGGCAAAAGTTTCTCGAAGAAATGGAGCAAGTGGTTCCATGGGTAGACTGGACGAATCGGATCGCGCCGCACTATCCGGTAGCAGGTTTGGGACGCAAGCCATTTGCGTTGGAAGCGATGCTGCGGATTCATATGATGCAGCAATGGTTTGGTTATTCAGATCCGGCAATGGAAGAAGCGTTACATGATGTGCCGATGCTACGTGAATTTGCAGGACTAGATGCGGGAGAAGATGTTATGCCTGATGAGACGACGATCCTCAAGTTTCGCCACCTGCTGGAGAAGCATCACTTGGCACAAAGCCTGTTTGCTGAAACAACTGGGCGGTTAGCGCAACAGGGATTATTGCTGCGTCAGGGCACGATAGTTGACGCCACGCTGATAGCGGCTGCGCCATCGACCAAGAACCGGCAACGCAAACGTGATGGCGAGATGAGTTCGACTAAGAAAGGCAGCAACTATTACTTTGGATTAAAAGCACACATAGGCGTAGATGAATCGCCCCGGGTTTTGAGGAGGCTCCAAATCTTGAGAGAATGGAGCGATGAACAAAACAAACAAATATTCCCCCGAAGTAAAAGAACGAGCAGTCCGCCTGGTGCAAGAGCATCGCAGTGA
- a CDS encoding transposase has product MRDVVEKASHCVWQIHYHIVFPVKYRLGLLDDAVVKIIMMAAKEIEDRHDIEFEQIGCDKAVQTRLIIR; this is encoded by the coding sequence ATGAGAGATGTTGTAGAGAAGGCGAGCCACTGTGTGTGGCAGATACATTATCACATTGTATTTCCTGTGAAATACAGACTGGGATTGTTAGATGACGCAGTTGTAAAAATCATTATGATGGCTGCGAAAGAGATAGAAGATCGACACGACATTGAGTTTGAGCAGATAGGTTGCGACAAAGCCGTTCAAACCCGGCTTATCATCAGATAG
- a CDS encoding HNH endonuclease family protein produces the protein MLVSVLAIISGCAVEKRDNIQQESISSATQNSYNRKDWPHWIDADADCQNTRQEMLIATSRVPVKFKDPRHCTVISGEWFGVYTGKTFTKASDVDIDHIVPLAHAHRHGADKWTRDRRRAFANDFENLLVVSDSANHSKSDQAPHEWLPPSRNYWCEYGKRWTRIKDKYRLWHSVQEQKTLELLAETCQ, from the coding sequence TTGTTAGTTTCTGTCCTCGCGATCATTTCCGGTTGTGCTGTAGAAAAGCGTGACAATATTCAACAAGAATCAATCTCCAGCGCCACACAGAATTCATATAATCGCAAAGATTGGCCGCATTGGATTGATGCTGATGCGGATTGTCAGAATACTAGGCAAGAAATGCTGATCGCTACCAGCCGGGTGCCGGTTAAATTCAAAGATCCTAGACATTGCACAGTTATTTCCGGCGAATGGTTCGGCGTCTACACCGGCAAAACATTTACTAAAGCCTCTGATGTCGATATTGATCACATTGTGCCGCTAGCCCATGCACACAGGCACGGTGCAGATAAATGGACACGTGATCGGCGTAGAGCATTTGCCAATGATTTCGAAAACCTTCTAGTCGTTTCTGATTCAGCCAACCATTCGAAATCGGATCAGGCACCGCATGAATGGCTGCCGCCGAGTAGAAATTACTGGTGCGAATATGGCAAACGGTGGACTCGCATCAAGGATAAATATCGGTTGTGGCATAGCGTTCAGGAGCAAAAAACTTTGGAGTTGTTGGCAGAAACATGCCAGTAA
- a CDS encoding GIY-YIG nuclease family protein produces MSWTVYILECADSSLYTGITTDLVRRIAEHEMGKGARYTHGRGPFRLVHQELHKNRAEASKREIIIKAMTRTRKLALIQEVPQNEKALIHF; encoded by the coding sequence ATGAGCTGGACGGTCTATATATTGGAATGTGCTGATTCAAGTCTCTATACCGGCATTACAACCGATTTAGTCCGCCGGATCGCAGAGCATGAAATGGGTAAAGGAGCACGATATACCCATGGTCGCGGTCCGTTTCGGCTTGTACATCAGGAGCTCCACAAAAATAGAGCAGAAGCCTCAAAAAGAGAAATCATAATAAAAGCTATGACTCGGACTAGAAAGTTAGCACTGATTCAGGAAGTTCCGCAGAATGAGAAAGCCCTGATTCACTTCTGA
- a CDS encoding YMGG-like glycine zipper-containing protein has product MFITKRLLILLIVWLLTACANMPTGPSVMTLPGAGKSFDQFRQDDSECREYAYQQISGKTPQQSSRTSGVESAAIGAGLGAASGAAIAGGEGAAIGAGIGLLAGALFGTSSGTSSGYESQQRYDNSYIPCMYSKGHNVPVSGNISRDLPANSGISRRISSPPVNSTPPPPPPGNPPLPPPPPR; this is encoded by the coding sequence ATGTTTATAACAAAAAGATTACTTATATTGCTAATTGTTTGGCTACTAACTGCCTGCGCAAACATGCCGACAGGTCCAAGCGTAATGACGTTACCTGGTGCCGGTAAAAGTTTTGATCAGTTTCGTCAGGATGATAGTGAATGCAGAGAATATGCTTACCAACAAATTAGCGGCAAGACTCCTCAACAATCATCCCGAACTAGCGGTGTAGAAAGCGCCGCTATTGGAGCTGGGTTGGGCGCTGCTTCCGGCGCTGCCATAGCTGGTGGTGAGGGAGCTGCCATAGGTGCTGGAATAGGCCTTTTAGCGGGCGCACTGTTTGGAACAAGCAGTGGCACATCTTCAGGTTATGAAAGTCAACAGCGTTATGACAACAGCTATATCCCATGCATGTATTCGAAAGGTCATAATGTTCCTGTCTCAGGTAACATCAGCAGGGATCTGCCCGCAAATAGTGGCATCAGTCGAAGAATTTCTTCACCACCAGTAAATTCTACTCCACCGCCACCACCACCCGGTAACCCACCGCTTCCACCTCCACCTCCACGGTAG
- a CDS encoding cation diffusion facilitator family transporter, with translation MAHNHAHDHDHSHVPKSYDRAFAIGVALNVGFAVVEVIFGLLSNSLALLADAGHNLSDVLSLLFAWGASVLVRKLPTQRHTYGLRRTSILAALINALVLLVAVGAITWEAIHRFGYPESVASDTVIWVASVGIVINGFMAWLFMSGEKQDMNIRGAYLHMVADAAVSLGVVIAAITIKITGWLWLDPVVSLVVAVIIGIGTWGLLRESLNLALDAVPANIHPAQVEAYLANLPGIEAVHDLHIWAMSTTEIALTVHLIKPDAVIDDLLLVQINNELREKFGIQHTTVQFECGNVSHPCEQEPSDVV, from the coding sequence ATGGCACATAACCACGCTCACGATCATGATCATAGCCACGTTCCAAAAAGCTATGATCGCGCATTCGCAATTGGGGTTGCACTAAATGTAGGTTTCGCTGTGGTAGAAGTTATTTTTGGTTTACTTTCAAATTCTCTCGCGCTGTTGGCAGATGCTGGCCACAATCTCAGCGATGTGTTGAGTTTGTTATTCGCGTGGGGCGCAAGCGTATTAGTGCGCAAGCTGCCAACACAGCGGCACACATATGGTTTACGCCGTACTTCGATATTAGCTGCATTGATTAATGCGCTAGTATTGCTTGTTGCTGTCGGCGCTATCACCTGGGAAGCCATTCACAGATTTGGCTATCCCGAGTCGGTGGCGAGTGACACAGTCATTTGGGTGGCGTCAGTTGGCATTGTAATCAATGGGTTTATGGCGTGGCTTTTCATGTCAGGCGAAAAGCAAGATATGAATATTCGCGGCGCATATTTACACATGGTGGCTGACGCAGCGGTTTCTCTGGGTGTTGTTATAGCAGCTATTACCATAAAAATTACAGGCTGGTTGTGGTTGGATCCAGTCGTAAGCCTTGTGGTCGCCGTAATTATCGGTATAGGAACTTGGGGTTTGCTCCGCGAATCGCTGAACCTTGCACTTGATGCTGTCCCAGCCAATATTCATCCGGCCCAAGTTGAGGCTTATCTCGCGAATCTTCCAGGAATAGAAGCAGTTCACGACTTGCATATCTGGGCAATGAGCACGACGGAAATTGCGCTAACCGTGCATTTAATCAAACCGGATGCGGTCATTGACGATCTGCTATTGGTTCAAATCAATAACGAATTGCGTGAGAAGTTTGGAATTCAGCACACTACTGTTCAGTTTGAGTGTGGAAATGTATCTCATCCCTGTGAACAAGAGCCTTCAGACGTGGTTTAA
- a CDS encoding sulfite exporter TauE/SafE family protein — MEPNLISILLGSFTGIVLALTGAGGAIIAVPLLMFSLHLTVAEAAPIGLLAVGLSAAIGALLAFKQKIVRYRAASLIAATGALTAPIGIWAAQQLPNAPLTLLFACVLIYVAIRMFRQSLHENGKDVRILTDTPCRMDDIGERLVWNIPCFRALAFSGAMAGFLSGLLGVGGGFVIVPTLKKVTNLDMQSIMATSLAIIALISLTGVVSAIFIGALKWPIAFPFCGGTIIGMLLGRLFADRFVGQRLQQSFAILAISVAIGLIVKVIWIAFL, encoded by the coding sequence ATGGAACCAAACCTAATCAGCATCTTACTGGGTTCATTCACGGGCATCGTGCTTGCACTGACAGGGGCAGGTGGAGCCATCATTGCTGTCCCGCTGCTCATGTTCAGCTTGCATCTTACGGTTGCAGAAGCTGCTCCCATTGGTTTGCTTGCGGTCGGCTTGTCAGCAGCAATCGGAGCATTGTTGGCATTCAAGCAGAAAATAGTCAGGTACCGGGCAGCCAGTCTGATCGCAGCGACAGGCGCATTGACCGCTCCAATAGGCATATGGGCTGCACAGCAGTTGCCAAATGCACCGCTGACCTTGTTGTTTGCTTGTGTGTTAATTTATGTTGCTATTCGTATGTTCCGCCAAAGCCTGCATGAAAATGGCAAAGACGTGAGAATATTGACTGATACACCTTGTCGGATGGATGATATCGGTGAGCGTTTAGTTTGGAACATTCCTTGCTTTAGAGCATTAGCATTCTCAGGCGCGATGGCAGGTTTTTTGTCAGGCTTGCTAGGTGTAGGTGGTGGATTTGTAATCGTGCCGACACTCAAGAAAGTCACTAATCTGGATATGCAATCCATAATGGCCACATCACTCGCCATTATTGCATTGATTTCCCTGACTGGTGTGGTTTCAGCAATATTCATTGGCGCCCTGAAATGGCCGATTGCTTTTCCCTTTTGTGGTGGGACTATTATAGGCATGTTGCTTGGCAGATTATTCGCCGATCGTTTCGTAGGACAAAGATTGCAGCAAAGTTTTGCTATATTGGCAATCAGTGTAGCAATCGGTTTGATTGTTAAAGTAATTTGGATTGCATTTCTTTAG
- a CDS encoding bifunctional protein tyrosine phosphatase family protein/NAD(P)/FAD-dependent oxidoreductase: protein MSIVTKKLDEKLFVTGQISVDDLAEIASEGYKSIICNRPDHEENETHPASLELEKAAHSFGITFIYLPIEIGPVSTEKIESFNKLLTELPGPILAFCNTGNRAKALYELIKQKQASEDEDESVIAACSWTGEALETIHIPHASQDKSLSVAAACNWGNAFDIVVIGGGAAGIGVTASLLHRRPALRIAIVEPSDKHYYQPAWTLVGGGAYDIAQTVRNMADVIPPKAEWIQAAAAGFDPDNNLINLSDGRSIGYRQLIVCPGIRLAWEKIEGLQETLGKNGVTSNYHFDLAPYTWSLTKNLKSGKALFTQPSMPIKCAGAPQKAMYLSSDYWLRHRTLDDIEVEFNTAGAVLFGVADFVPPLMEYVKRYHAKLAFNSNLVKVDGTNKIASFDIKDSEGNVTRIEKPFDMLHVVPPQVAPDFISKSPLADAAGFCEVNPKTLQHPRYSNIFSLGDVCSSPNAKTAAAARKQIVIVAENLLAAKEGKECTNIYDGYGACPLTVENGKVILAEFGFGGKLLPTFPFNPTVPSRFAWFLKTKLFPWIYWNGMLKGREWLTDSTGVS from the coding sequence ATGAGCATTGTTACGAAAAAACTGGATGAGAAACTGTTTGTTACCGGTCAGATCAGCGTTGATGATTTGGCAGAAATAGCATCAGAGGGGTATAAATCTATTATCTGCAATCGCCCAGATCATGAAGAAAACGAAACCCATCCCGCCAGCCTGGAACTGGAAAAAGCGGCGCACTCGTTTGGAATCACTTTTATTTATTTACCCATTGAGATTGGCCCAGTCTCCACCGAAAAGATTGAATCATTTAACAAACTACTGACTGAATTGCCCGGACCAATCCTGGCTTTCTGTAATACCGGCAATCGGGCCAAGGCATTGTATGAACTGATCAAGCAAAAACAAGCGTCCGAAGATGAGGATGAATCTGTCATAGCCGCTTGCAGTTGGACAGGTGAAGCACTTGAAACAATTCACATTCCACACGCATCCCAAGACAAGTCACTTTCAGTGGCAGCTGCTTGTAATTGGGGTAATGCATTTGACATTGTTGTGATAGGTGGTGGCGCGGCAGGAATCGGTGTGACTGCCAGTCTCCTGCATCGCAGACCAGCTCTTCGCATCGCTATCGTTGAACCCAGTGATAAACACTATTATCAGCCTGCCTGGACACTGGTCGGTGGCGGTGCTTATGACATAGCACAGACGGTGCGAAACATGGCGGATGTCATTCCTCCGAAGGCAGAATGGATACAAGCAGCAGCGGCTGGATTCGATCCAGACAACAATTTGATTAACCTGTCAGATGGCCGGTCAATCGGCTACAGACAATTGATCGTTTGTCCAGGTATACGTCTGGCATGGGAAAAAATAGAAGGTTTACAGGAAACACTCGGCAAGAATGGCGTCACCTCCAATTATCATTTCGATTTGGCTCCTTATACGTGGTCACTGACGAAAAACCTTAAAAGCGGAAAGGCCTTGTTTACGCAACCTTCCATGCCGATCAAATGTGCCGGTGCTCCTCAAAAAGCCATGTATCTTTCTTCAGATTATTGGTTACGCCACCGCACGCTGGACGATATCGAAGTCGAATTCAATACAGCCGGTGCAGTCTTGTTTGGTGTAGCTGATTTTGTTCCGCCATTGATGGAATATGTAAAACGTTATCACGCAAAACTGGCATTCAATTCCAATCTGGTAAAGGTCGATGGCACCAACAAAATAGCCAGCTTCGACATCAAGGATAGCGAGGGAAATGTAACGCGTATAGAAAAACCGTTTGATATGCTACATGTCGTACCGCCTCAGGTAGCACCAGACTTCATTAGTAAAAGCCCATTGGCCGATGCTGCCGGATTCTGTGAGGTCAATCCCAAAACATTGCAGCACCCGCGTTACTCCAACATCTTTTCCTTAGGAGATGTTTGTTCTTCACCTAATGCCAAAACAGCCGCTGCAGCCAGAAAGCAAATCGTTATAGTGGCAGAAAATCTCCTGGCAGCTAAAGAAGGCAAAGAGTGTACCAATATTTATGATGGTTATGGCGCTTGTCCTCTCACGGTGGAGAATGGCAAAGTGATACTCGCCGAATTTGGTTTTGGCGGTAAGTTGTTGCCCACTTTTCCGTTCAATCCGACCGTACCAAGCCGATTTGCGTGGTTTCTCAAAACCAAATTATTCCCCTGGATATATTGGAACGGCATGTTGAAAGGCCGTGAATGGCTCACTGATTCAACAGGTGTAAGCTAA
- a CDS encoding metalloregulator ArsR/SmtB family transcription factor, whose protein sequence is MSRNQSIIQKIERNTDLGDILSNKALAAQACALLKALANGDRLLILCQLVQGEKNVRELEQSLEVRQPTLSQQLTVLRGEKLVNTQRKGKYIYYSLASQEALQIMQTLYHIYCAGKKLPLSAEKQMEHNAETHIK, encoded by the coding sequence ATGTCGAGAAACCAATCAATCATTCAAAAAATAGAAAGAAATACTGATTTGGGCGACATACTGTCCAATAAGGCATTGGCAGCACAAGCATGCGCCTTACTGAAAGCCTTAGCCAATGGAGATCGCTTACTGATTCTATGCCAACTCGTGCAAGGCGAAAAAAATGTACGTGAATTGGAACAGTCACTGGAAGTTCGCCAGCCAACACTGTCACAACAACTTACCGTTTTGCGTGGAGAAAAGCTGGTAAATACTCAACGCAAGGGTAAATATATTTATTACAGTCTGGCCAGTCAGGAAGCGTTGCAAATCATGCAGACTTTGTACCATATTTATTGTGCCGGTAAAAAATTACCACTCTCAGCAGAAAAGCAGATGGAGCATAATGCTGAAACACATATCAAGTAA
- a CDS encoding YeeE/YedE family protein, whose protein sequence is MIIILIALISGLIFGIGLIFSEMANPEKVLSFLDMAGSWDPSLAFVMLGAISVGVIAFTLARRRGQTYLGTSINLPTSRVIDRRLVLGSLAFGIGWGIAGICPGPGLVLVGTGSLHGIVFVVAVLIGMGIFELLERYRENHSSSNK, encoded by the coding sequence ATGATTATTATTTTAATTGCATTGATATCCGGCCTTATTTTTGGTATCGGCCTGATCTTTTCGGAAATGGCAAACCCAGAAAAAGTCTTATCATTTCTCGATATGGCCGGCTCATGGGATCCATCACTGGCATTTGTAATGCTTGGAGCGATCAGTGTCGGCGTGATTGCTTTCACCTTAGCACGCCGCCGTGGCCAAACCTATTTGGGCACATCCATTAATTTACCTACTTCGCGCGTAATTGATAGACGTCTGGTTTTGGGAAGCTTGGCATTTGGCATAGGCTGGGGCATTGCAGGTATTTGCCCGGGCCCAGGGCTTGTTCTCGTTGGAACAGGTAGTCTTCATGGCATTGTTTTTGTAGTGGCAGTGTTGATTGGAATGGGTATTTTTGAGCTGCTGGAACGATATCGAGAAAATCATTCCAGCTCTAATAAATAA